Proteins encoded by one window of Deinococcus yavapaiensis KR-236:
- a CDS encoding PDZ domain-containing protein, whose translation MFASEVVVIRRFVQLTLSTLILGFAAQAVPVSGTLTGAIVDWPKGKAGEVRLVHNGFPLAKGRVDEQGVFHITLPTSKELQSIYLVPVTTLFFNSEQDCQGKVTVTPEDATGDQFQLDVYQGDKRLGNISMFSAPQIPSPAGSYAAMLVLQRSPTSMKGRITCEHIVQDLDWKLAAGWNFLLLERKGLNQNGLDERRFTNQPLPKSLVWRIYRTYAGAGFEFDMIRRRSDSVFVTDVMPGKPAEKAGLKVGDEIVEVDGRSLKGLNNRTVRERLQGTPGSQFTVSVRRGVGAALMRITMTRVALQED comes from the coding sequence ATGTTCGCTTCGGAGGTTGTTGTGATTCGTCGATTCGTACAATTGACCCTCTCGACGTTGATCCTCGGTTTCGCTGCCCAAGCCGTGCCGGTCTCAGGAACGCTCACCGGAGCGATCGTTGATTGGCCGAAAGGAAAAGCAGGGGAAGTTCGGCTCGTCCACAATGGCTTTCCCCTTGCTAAGGGACGTGTCGACGAACAAGGTGTCTTCCACATCACTCTGCCAACTTCCAAGGAATTGCAGAGTATTTATCTCGTTCCCGTGACCACCCTATTTTTCAACTCGGAACAGGACTGCCAGGGCAAGGTGACGGTCACTCCAGAGGATGCCACGGGAGATCAATTCCAGCTGGATGTGTACCAAGGCGATAAACGGCTTGGAAACATCTCGATGTTCAGCGCACCGCAGATTCCCAGCCCAGCTGGAAGTTACGCTGCCATGCTGGTTTTGCAGCGTTCACCGACCAGCATGAAGGGCCGGATCACATGCGAGCACATTGTGCAAGACCTTGACTGGAAGCTTGCGGCTGGCTGGAATTTCTTGCTGCTGGAACGGAAAGGACTCAACCAGAACGGGCTGGACGAGCGTCGGTTCACGAACCAACCGCTGCCGAAAAGCTTGGTGTGGCGAATTTACCGAACGTATGCGGGAGCCGGGTTCGAGTTCGACATGATTCGTCGGCGCTCGGACAGCGTGTTCGTCACGGACGTGATGCCGGGCAAGCCAGCAGAGAAGGCCGGGCTGAAGGTCGGGGATGAGATCGTAGAAGTCGACGGGCGTTCCTTGAAGGGGTTGAATAACCGAACGGTTCGTGAGCGCTTGCAAGGCACACCTGGCAGTCAATTCACGGTGAGTGTTCGGCGGGGTGTGGGTGCGGCACTGATGCGAATTACGATGACGCGTGTGGCACTTCAGGAGGATTGA
- a CDS encoding phosphotransferase, producing MTSSNLAVIQALHPTTLTHVLRQHWPQQPFEVTDFTADVLSHQGVTSHDTLFLLQGHALTEGTLQPWSLVLKTFEKLDAQQQSHDLWALTREYEAYHSNLLSNLPGPVRVPRAYALTERGDQRWLWLEYVRETTPTWTLETYAHAARQLGAFNGAYLTGTPLPDAPWLLRNLVEQWSTMFAPTSAWQAPLVRQFFPPDLQANVLRLWDERTVFYQALRSLPQVFSHFDFHRRNLLVRHEEIVAVDWAWCGHGAVGGDVVSLVGSTCMLGEWDVEEIEVLEGVVFEAYLEGLRIAGWRGDASVVRLGYAAWLALHFGLVGPTLTAVWTLEDRQVRATELFGGTPEELAGRWSVLTEFSLRRAEEARALLRIAQPYTDLR from the coding sequence ATGACCTCCAGCAACTTGGCCGTCATCCAAGCACTCCACCCCACCACCCTGACGCACGTTCTTCGGCAGCACTGGCCTCAACAGCCCTTCGAGGTGACGGACTTCACCGCCGACGTGCTCAGCCACCAAGGCGTCACCAGCCACGACACGTTGTTCCTGCTGCAAGGCCACGCCCTCACCGAAGGCACCCTCCAACCGTGGTCACTGGTCCTCAAAACGTTCGAGAAATTGGATGCCCAGCAGCAGTCACACGACCTTTGGGCCCTGACGCGGGAGTACGAAGCGTACCATTCCAATTTGCTCAGCAACCTGCCTGGTCCCGTGCGAGTACCTCGGGCCTACGCCCTCACCGAGCGTGGAGATCAACGGTGGCTGTGGTTGGAGTACGTGCGCGAAACGACGCCGACGTGGACGCTTGAAACCTACGCGCACGCCGCGCGTCAACTCGGCGCGTTCAACGGAGCGTACCTCACCGGAACCCCGCTGCCCGACGCTCCTTGGTTGCTGCGCAACTTGGTGGAGCAGTGGTCGACGATGTTCGCTCCAACGTCCGCGTGGCAAGCGCCGCTGGTGCGACAGTTCTTCCCGCCGGACCTCCAAGCGAACGTCTTACGATTGTGGGACGAGCGAACGGTGTTCTACCAGGCGTTACGGTCGCTCCCGCAGGTGTTTTCGCACTTCGATTTTCACCGCCGGAACCTGCTCGTTCGCCATGAGGAGATCGTTGCTGTGGACTGGGCGTGGTGCGGTCATGGCGCGGTTGGGGGGGACGTGGTGAGCTTGGTGGGCTCGACGTGCATGCTGGGCGAGTGGGACGTTGAAGAAATCGAGGTGTTGGAAGGCGTGGTGTTCGAGGCGTACCTCGAGGGGCTGCGGATCGCCGGGTGGCGAGGAGACGCGTCCGTGGTGCGGTTGGGGTACGCGGCATGGCTGGCGTTGCATTTTGGGCTGGTCGGGCCGACCTTGACCGCTGTTTGGACGCTGGAGGACCGGCAGGTGCGGGCAACCGAGCTGTTCGGTGGAACACCCGAGGAACTGGCCGGGAGATGGTCGGTCCTGACGGAGTTCAGCTTGCGGCGTGCCGAGGAGGCGCGGGCACTCTTGAGGATCGCGCAGCCCTACACCGACCTTCGGTAA
- a CDS encoding excalibur calcium-binding domain-containing protein, which translates to MKRLLLAAFLLASTVSAQDLVIRFLDVGQGDAVLVTTPDGKSMLYDAGRGRAAAELLRSFGVKQLDLAVMSQGDADHIGGFEFVAQAFKPRTLLNNGLAASTQTYARVLAAFQAAGTQGLRATARTINLGASVKLQVIPAPSTVPAKDQNANSVGVLLTYGTFKMFLGGDAEPSTTKGWAAAYGPQLRGVNVYKALHHGSKHNDSAAWLSVLQPKVVVIGVGPNNYGHPSSEALALYKNIGATVFRTDVHGTVTFTVKTNGTFTTSVSKGPAPTTTTKAVPVTPLPSSNVTYANCSAVRAAGAAPIRVGEPGYSRKLDRDGDGIACE; encoded by the coding sequence GTGAAGCGCCTCCTGCTCGCCGCGTTCCTCCTCGCGTCCACCGTGAGCGCGCAAGACCTTGTGATTCGCTTTCTCGATGTCGGGCAAGGGGACGCCGTTCTCGTCACCACCCCGGACGGCAAGAGCATGCTGTACGACGCTGGACGAGGACGCGCGGCCGCCGAGCTCCTACGGTCCTTCGGGGTGAAGCAACTCGACCTCGCGGTGATGAGCCAAGGCGACGCAGATCATATTGGCGGCTTCGAGTTCGTCGCCCAGGCGTTCAAGCCGCGCACGCTGCTCAACAACGGGCTCGCTGCGAGCACGCAGACGTATGCGCGCGTCCTCGCCGCCTTCCAAGCGGCGGGCACGCAAGGGTTGCGCGCGACGGCCCGCACCATCAACCTCGGCGCGAGCGTGAAGCTGCAAGTGATCCCCGCGCCAAGCACCGTGCCCGCTAAGGATCAAAACGCGAACTCCGTCGGGGTGCTGCTGACGTACGGGACGTTCAAGATGTTTTTGGGTGGGGATGCCGAACCGAGCACCACGAAAGGGTGGGCGGCGGCGTACGGACCGCAACTGCGCGGCGTGAACGTGTACAAGGCGCTGCACCACGGATCGAAGCACAACGACAGTGCCGCGTGGCTGAGCGTGCTGCAACCGAAGGTGGTCGTGATCGGCGTGGGACCGAACAATTACGGGCATCCGTCGTCGGAAGCGCTCGCGCTGTACAAGAACATCGGCGCGACCGTGTTCCGCACGGACGTGCACGGCACCGTGACCTTCACCGTGAAGACGAACGGGACGTTCACGACGAGTGTGTCGAAAGGACCGGCCCCAACCACGACGACGAAGGCCGTGCCCGTCACGCCGTTGCCGTCATCGAACGTCACGTACGCCAACTGCTCGGCCGTACGGGCGGCGGGTGCCGCACCGATTCGTGTGGGTGAGCCAGGGTACAGCCGTAAGCTCGATCGGGACGGTGATGGCATCGCCTGCGAGTGA
- a CDS encoding DUF3006 domain-containing protein, with the protein MPNFIVIDGFEADLARVEWEGRLLDLPRAWLPSQAQEGDYLRVHAHDGTVTFTLDVEASKRALSTNQAALNALNAADDGGDVQL; encoded by the coding sequence ATGCCAAACTTCATCGTCATTGACGGCTTCGAAGCCGATCTTGCCCGCGTCGAGTGGGAAGGTCGCCTCCTCGACCTTCCCCGCGCATGGCTGCCCAGTCAAGCGCAGGAAGGTGACTATCTGCGCGTGCACGCGCACGACGGCACCGTCACCTTCACCCTCGACGTCGAAGCCTCGAAGCGAGCCCTCAGCACCAACCAAGCGGCTCTCAACGCCTTGAACGCGGCCGATGATGGTGGAGACGTGCAACTGTGA
- a CDS encoding Ig-like domain-containing protein, whose translation MANTTLPLRVAWVATPSIETYDIRTVQFFIDGKLVSTPQNAPYRFNGPGNFLVTTFLTPGRHTFTATVTALDGRKASETVTANVAAAPQPPAALAGAWERVITKEQFDAAGLDTGNDPVLSTLLGRPWRIIIDSAGLWTIDPMPSGGLLHVNIRGNTLTTLGPIRTGPNDAVFAYGAPLGGDNYCGPVNRDEGAYSWAVTGNQLTLRAVKPACASEEVILTGTWTRVTPTPKR comes from the coding sequence ATGGCGAATACGACATTGCCGTTGCGTGTTGCATGGGTAGCCACGCCCAGCATCGAAACCTACGACATTCGCACCGTGCAGTTCTTCATCGACGGCAAGCTTGTTTCAACCCCGCAGAACGCGCCGTACCGATTCAACGGTCCCGGGAACTTCCTGGTCACGACCTTCCTGACGCCTGGAAGGCACACGTTCACCGCGACCGTCACGGCCCTCGACGGTCGCAAGGCCTCGGAAACCGTCACGGCCAACGTCGCCGCCGCACCGCAACCGCCCGCCGCACTTGCTGGCGCTTGGGAGCGTGTCATCACCAAAGAGCAGTTCGACGCTGCCGGACTCGACACGGGCAACGATCCCGTGCTGTCAACGCTTCTCGGACGTCCCTGGCGCATCATCATCGATTCAGCTGGCTTGTGGACGATTGACCCCATGCCGTCAGGCGGCCTTCTACACGTCAACATTCGAGGTAACACACTCACCACCCTGGGGCCTATTCGAACAGGACCAAATGACGCGGTGTTCGCGTACGGTGCACCCCTCGGTGGGGATAACTACTGTGGTCCCGTGAACCGGGACGAAGGGGCATACAGCTGGGCCGTCACAGGCAATCAACTCACCCTTCGCGCCGTGAAGCCCGCATGTGCTTCCGAAGAGGTCATTCTCACCGGTACGTGGACGCGCGTCACGCCCACCCCGAAACGCTGA
- a CDS encoding GNAT family N-acetyltransferase yields MLSIDQVSTLQQRETVIDLFREFLIWNKDELLRNYGIEWDYQETLEHDRATLDQFMPPSGRLLLATVDGVPVGTLSMRVHTDGAAELKRMYVRPSQRNAGIGVALVTRIIEEARHNGHRLLRLDSAGYMPAAHRLYRRLGFQDTEPYPESEIAEEEELLKYWVFMALPLD; encoded by the coding sequence ATGCTGTCCATTGATCAGGTGTCTACCCTTCAGCAGCGTGAAACCGTCATCGATCTCTTCCGGGAGTTCCTGATCTGGAACAAGGACGAGTTGCTTCGGAACTATGGGATTGAATGGGATTACCAGGAGACTCTAGAGCACGATCGCGCGACCCTGGATCAGTTCATGCCGCCCTCCGGCCGCTTGCTACTGGCGACAGTAGACGGAGTCCCTGTCGGAACGCTGTCGATGAGAGTTCATACTGATGGAGCCGCAGAGCTGAAGCGGATGTATGTGCGGCCGTCTCAACGGAACGCGGGAATTGGAGTGGCACTGGTGACTCGAATTATCGAGGAAGCCCGGCACAATGGCCATCGTTTGCTCCGGCTCGACAGTGCGGGTTATATGCCTGCGGCACATCGGTTGTACCGTCGCCTGGGTTTTCAAGACACGGAGCCGTACCCAGAGAGCGAGATCGCGGAAGAGGAAGAATTGCTGAAGTACTGGGTTTTTATGGCCTTACCCCTCGATTAG
- a CDS encoding helix-turn-helix domain-containing protein, producing the protein MNDEIRGKVDELLKEKGLTRSDLARAAGKTPQAITRALNGGKDGGGQLPGIWAAIFDALDVKLTIERKDG; encoded by the coding sequence ATGAACGACGAAATACGCGGCAAAGTAGACGAACTGCTCAAAGAAAAGGGCCTCACCCGCTCCGACCTAGCACGCGCGGCAGGCAAGACGCCTCAGGCGATCACACGCGCTCTGAACGGCGGGAAAGACGGCGGCGGGCAACTGCCCGGCATCTGGGCCGCGATTTTCGATGCGCTCGACGTGAAACTCACCATCGAGAGGAAGGACGGCTGA
- a CDS encoding tyrosine-type recombinase/integrase produces the protein MSGRGRRRASGQKQKRGHGEGTYKVLPDGRCRWQIGVTLPSGEFARKSGTAPSERLARAAVRKIVEAAEKGQAPTKTKLTVGEFVEAWIESRESLSGRTRDMYKDYLRLYIKPLIGSVKLAGVTPQRLRDFYRETQQRRTLDETDAKGKPKQLAGLGASARVHVHNILHGALAQAYSDGLISANPAAAPNVRPKAATVKERELKSFTPDEAQKFYEAARADRGGVLLAFMLATGVRRGEAIAIKWNVVNLEAGLLEDGTPYGTVDIRLTRSQSGSRVYEGPPKTPTARRQITVTGEALELLKFVKARTEKERAARLEHYEVTPYVFTTLRGTPYRPDNIGRMMNDVCRKAGVRTLNPHALRHTFVSVSGMNGASLEAISAHVGHASSFMTHQYRHSFPEERRRLTLSFSSSKPLGEESE, from the coding sequence ATGTCAGGACGCGGGCGGCGTAGGGCAAGCGGGCAAAAGCAAAAACGGGGACACGGCGAAGGCACCTACAAAGTGCTTCCTGACGGGCGGTGCCGCTGGCAGATCGGCGTGACGCTTCCCTCAGGCGAGTTCGCGCGCAAGTCGGGCACCGCGCCGAGCGAACGTCTCGCGCGGGCTGCCGTGCGGAAAATCGTCGAGGCCGCCGAGAAAGGGCAAGCGCCCACGAAGACGAAGCTCACGGTCGGCGAGTTCGTCGAGGCGTGGATCGAGTCGAGAGAATCACTTTCGGGTCGAACGCGCGACATGTACAAGGACTACTTACGCCTGTACATCAAGCCGCTTATTGGCAGCGTCAAGCTCGCCGGAGTGACGCCGCAACGCCTACGCGACTTCTACCGTGAAACGCAGCAACGGCGCACCCTCGACGAGACGGACGCGAAAGGCAAGCCTAAACAGCTTGCGGGCCTCGGCGCATCGGCTCGCGTGCATGTTCACAACATCCTTCACGGGGCGCTGGCGCAAGCGTACAGTGACGGCCTCATCTCAGCGAATCCTGCCGCCGCACCGAACGTGCGACCAAAGGCCGCGACGGTGAAAGAACGCGAGCTGAAGTCGTTCACGCCGGACGAAGCACAGAAGTTCTACGAGGCCGCGCGAGCGGATCGAGGCGGTGTGCTCCTCGCGTTCATGCTCGCTACGGGCGTACGACGCGGCGAAGCCATAGCCATAAAGTGGAACGTCGTTAACCTCGAGGCGGGTTTACTCGAAGACGGAACCCCCTACGGAACGGTTGACATTCGACTTACTCGTTCGCAGTCAGGCTCGAGGGTGTACGAAGGCCCACCGAAGACGCCCACCGCACGCCGTCAGATCACGGTGACGGGAGAAGCGCTTGAGTTGCTGAAGTTCGTCAAAGCGCGAACCGAGAAGGAACGTGCGGCCCGGCTCGAGCACTACGAGGTGACCCCGTACGTCTTCACGACGTTGCGAGGCACGCCGTACCGCCCTGACAACATCGGGCGCATGATGAACGATGTGTGCAGGAAGGCGGGTGTCAGAACGCTCAATCCGCACGCCTTAAGGCATACCTTCGTGTCAGTCTCAGGGATGAACGGCGCGTCATTAGAAGCTATTAGTGCTCATGTCGGTCATGCGTCATCTTTCATGACGCACCAGTATCGCCACTCCTTTCCAGAGGAGCGGCGGCGGTTGACGCTCAGCTTCTCGTCTTCGAAGCCGCTTGGCGAGGAGTCGGAATAG